From the genome of Flavobacterium luteolum, one region includes:
- a CDS encoding helicase HerA-like domain-containing protein: MNKKENFIADITTGYSSKGDSIILGGAMLDGEPIAEAHVKIPLKTLNRHGLIAGATGTGKTKTIQVFSEQLSNAGIPVLMMDIKGDFSGIAKEGKEEGFITERHAKINIPYNVAAFPVELMSLSKQNGVRLRATVSEFGPVLFSRILDLNDTQAGVVAVIFKYCDDNKMPLLDLKDIKKVINYITEEGKDEIAASYGKISTATTGTILRKIIELEQQGGDLFFGELSFETDDLMRIDENGKGYVNIIRLTDIQDKPKLFSTFMLSLLAEIYQKMPEKGDADQPELVIFIDEAHLIFNEASKALLEQIETIVKLIRSKGVGIYFVTQNPMDVPSGVLAQLGLKIQHALRAFTANDRQAIKKTADNYPTSPYYKTDELLTSLGIGEALVTALNEKGIPTPLVATMMRAPMSRMDVLSQSEIDEINGKSKLVKKYAEEIDRESAFEILNKKLTDAAEVAAQQEEQAPAKSSKAEPSTTEVVTKSVLKVVTSATFIRGVFGVLTKIFKK, translated from the coding sequence ATTGCAGAAGCACATGTCAAAATTCCTCTAAAAACTTTAAACCGACACGGACTAATTGCCGGCGCAACAGGAACAGGAAAAACCAAAACAATTCAGGTTTTTTCTGAGCAACTTTCTAATGCAGGAATTCCTGTATTAATGATGGATATTAAAGGTGATTTTAGCGGTATAGCTAAAGAAGGTAAAGAGGAAGGTTTTATCACAGAACGTCATGCTAAAATAAACATACCTTATAATGTAGCCGCATTTCCTGTCGAGTTGATGTCTTTATCAAAACAAAACGGAGTTCGTCTGCGTGCTACTGTTTCTGAGTTTGGACCTGTTTTGTTTTCAAGAATTTTAGATTTGAATGATACCCAGGCTGGCGTTGTGGCTGTTATCTTCAAATACTGCGACGATAACAAAATGCCTTTATTAGATTTAAAAGACATTAAGAAAGTAATCAATTATATTACAGAAGAAGGCAAAGATGAAATTGCTGCTAGTTATGGCAAAATCTCGACTGCCACAACTGGAACTATCCTTAGAAAGATTATAGAACTGGAACAGCAAGGCGGTGATTTGTTTTTTGGTGAATTGTCTTTTGAAACGGATGATTTAATGCGAATTGACGAAAACGGAAAAGGTTACGTTAATATCATCCGCTTGACGGATATTCAGGATAAACCTAAATTATTCTCGACTTTTATGCTAAGTCTTTTGGCTGAAATTTACCAGAAGATGCCAGAAAAAGGAGATGCAGACCAACCTGAATTGGTCATCTTTATTGACGAAGCGCATTTAATTTTTAATGAAGCTAGCAAAGCATTATTAGAGCAAATCGAAACAATTGTAAAATTAATTCGTTCTAAAGGTGTTGGGATTTATTTTGTAACACAAAACCCAATGGATGTTCCGAGTGGTGTTTTGGCTCAGTTGGGTTTAAAGATTCAGCACGCGCTTAGAGCTTTTACAGCAAATGATCGCCAGGCTATTAAAAAAACAGCAGACAACTACCCTACTTCTCCTTATTATAAGACTGATGAATTACTGACGAGTTTAGGAATTGGAGAGGCTTTGGTCACAGCACTTAACGAAAAAGGTATTCCAACTCCTCTTGTGGCCACTATGATGCGTGCACCAATGAGCCGAATGGACGTTTTGTCTCAATCTGAAATTGACGAAATAAATGGCAAATCGAAACTTGTTAAGAAATATGCTGAAGAGATTGACCGCGAAAGTGCTTTTGAAATTTTAAACAAAAAACTAACAGACGCTGCAGAAGTTGCAGCCCAGCAAGAAGAACAAGCTCCTGCTAAATCATCAAAAGCAGAACCGAGTACAACAGAAGTTGTTACAAAATCTGTTTTGAAAGTCGTAACAAGCGCTACTTTTATAAGAGGTGTTTTTGGTGTTTTGACTAAAATATTTAAGAAATAA